The proteins below are encoded in one region of Epinephelus lanceolatus isolate andai-2023 chromosome 7, ASM4190304v1, whole genome shotgun sequence:
- the nme5 gene encoding nucleoside diphosphate kinase homolog 5, with product MDQTSYHRIYVEKTLALIKPDAIHTAEEIEDIILKSGFMILQKRKLQLSPEQCSDFYADQYGKLFFPSLTAFMSSGPIVAMTLARDNAIAHWKSLMGPANSTKARETHPGCLRAKYGVSDLKNALHGSESFHAAEREIKFMFPNSVIEPFPSREATQEYLSRYVNPTLLRGLTALCKHKPHNPCIWLADWLINNDPNKPQICDVEDAE from the exons ATGGACCAAACTTCATATCATCGCATATATGTGGAAAAAACTCTGGCCCTTATTAAACCAGATGCCATCCACACAGCTGAGGAGATAGAGGACATTATCCTGAAATCCGGCTTCATGATCCTGCAG AAGCGGAAGCTGCAGCTCAGTCCAGAGCAATGCAGTGACTTCTATGCAGACCAGTATGGAAAGCTCTTCTTCCCCAGCCTGACTGCTTTCATGAGCTCTGGCCCCATCGTCGCTATGACTCTGGCCCGTGACAACGCCATCGCCCACTGGAAGTCCCTCATGGGGCCTGCCAACAGCACCAAGGCCAGAGAAACTCATCCGGGGTG CCTTAGAGCAAAATATGGCGTTTCCGACCTTAAAAACGCACTCCATGGCAGCGAGTCATTCCATGCAGCTGAAAGGGAGATCAAATTCATGTTCCCAAACT CTGTAATCGAGCCCTTTCCCTCAAGAGAAGCCACCCAagaatacctgagcaggtatGTCAACCCAACTCTGCTACGTGGACTCACCGCGCTCTGCAAGCACAAGCCTCACAACCCCTGT ATTTGGCTGGCTGACTGGCTGATCAATAACGATCCAAATAAGCCTCAGATATGCGATGTCGAAGACGCAGAATGA
- the rack1 gene encoding small ribosomal subunit protein RACK1, translating to MTEQMTVRGTLKGHSGWVTQIATTPQYPDMILSASRDKSIIMWKLTRDETNYGIPQRSLLGHSHFVSDVVISSDGQFALSGAWDGSLRLWDLTTGSTSRHFYGHTKDVLSVAFSADNRQIVSGSRDKTIKLWNTLGVCKYTIQDEGHSEWVSCVRFSPNSQNPIIVSCGWDKMVKVWNLTNCKLKTNHIGHTGFLNTVTVSPDGSLCASGGRDGQAMLWDLNEGKHLYTLDSGDTINALCFSPNRYWLCAATGPSIKIWDLEGKVIVDELRQEVISTNSKAEPPQCTSLAWSADGQTLFAGYTDNLIRVWQVTIGTR from the exons ATGACCGAGCAGATGACAGTGAGGGGGACCCTGAAGGGGCACAGTGGATGGGTCACCCAGATCGCTACGACGCCCCAGTATCCCGACATGATTCTGTCGGCGTCCCGAG ACAAGTCCATCATCATGTGGAAGCTGACTCGTGATGAAACCAACTATGGCATCCCCCAGCGCTCTTTGCTGGGCCACTCTCACTTCGTAAGTGATGTGGTCATCTCCTCAGATGGACAGTTTGCCCTGTCCGGTGCCTGGGACGGGAGCCTCCGCCTGTGGGACCTCACCAC TGGCAGCACCTCCCGCCACTTTTATGGACACACCAAGGACGTTTTGAGCGTGGCCTTTTCTGCTGACAACCGTCAGATTGTGTCCGGCTCCCGAGACAAGACCATCAAGCTATGGAACACTCTTGGAGTCTGCAAGTACACCATCCAG GATGAGGGCCACTCTGAGTGGGTGTCCTGCGTGCGCTTCTCCCCCAACAGCCAGAACCCCATCATTGTCTCCTGTGGCTGGGACAAGATGGTCAAG GTATGGAACCTGACCAACTGCAAGCTGAAGACCAACCACATCGGCCACACTGGCTTCCTGAATACGGTGACTGTGTCTCCTGATGGCTCCTTGTGTGCATCTGGTGGAAGG GACGGTCAGGCCATGCTGTGGGACCTGAATGAGGGCAAGCACCTCTACACCCTGGACAGTGGTGACACCATCAATGCCCTCTGCTTCAGCCCCAACCGTTACTGGCTGTGTGCCGCCACCGGCCCCAGTATCAAGATTTGG GATCTGGAGGGCAAGGTCATTGTGGATGAGCTGAGACAGGAAGTGATCAGCACAAACAGCAAGGCTGAACCCCCACAGTGCACTTCCCTGGCATGGTCTGCTGATGGACAG ACCCTGTTTGCTGGCTACACCGACAACCTGATCAGAGTGTGGCAGGTCACTATTGGAACTCGATAA